In one window of Solanum pennellii chromosome 2, SPENNV200 DNA:
- the LOC107009251 gene encoding truncated transcription factor CAULIFLOWER A, whose amino-acid sequence MGRGRVELKRIENKISRQVTFSKRRSGLLKKANEISVLCDADVALIVFSTKGKLFEYSSNDSSMESILERYEKCSYAERQMNANDSDPKENWSVEYPKLMSRIELLQRNIRHYMGQDLDPLSLRELQSIEQQIDTSLKRIRSRKNQLMHESISELQKKEKALQEQNNMITKKLKENEKTQPNSSGQNSATFHVFPSHSHHQLPNLTIGGAFGGMNRDGSGQAHHYPGSNNNNNNSSLIPPWMLRHVSNEG is encoded by the exons ATGGGAAGAGGTAGGGTAGAGTTGAAACGGATCGAGAACAAAATAAGCAGACAAGTAACATTCTCAAAGAGACGATCTGGATTATTGAAGAAAGCTAATGAGATCTCAGTATTATGTGATGCTGATGTTGCATTGATTGTGTTTTCTACCAAAGGCAAACTTTTCGAGTATTCCTCAAATGACTCAAG tatGGAAAGTATTCTTGAAAGATATGAAAAATGCTCATATGCAGAGAGACAGATGAATGCTAATGATTCTGATCCCAAG GAAAATTGGAGTGTGGAGTATCCAAAGCTCATGTCAAGAATTGAACTTTTACAAAGAAATATAAG GCATTACATGGGTCAGGATCTGGACCCTCTCAGTTTGCGTGAGCTCCAGAGTATAGAGCAACAGATTGATACTTCATTAAAGAGAATTAGAAGCAGGAAG AATCAACTGATGCACGAGTCCATTTCTGAGCTGCAGAAAAAG GAGAAAGCGCTCCAAGAACAAAACAACATGATTACTAAGAAg ctaaaagaaaatgagaagacACAACCCAACTCATCAGGCCAAAACTCAGCAACATTTCATGTGTTTCCATCACATTCTCACCACCAACTTCCTAACCTTACGATTGG GGGGGCTTTTGGAGGAATGAACAGAGATGGGTCGGGTCAGGCTCATCACTATCCGGGTtccaataacaataataataattcctCACTGATACCGCCATGGATGCTCCGCCATGTCAGCAACGAAGGATGA